In Trifolium pratense cultivar HEN17-A07 linkage group LG7, ARS_RC_1.1, whole genome shotgun sequence, a genomic segment contains:
- the LOC123895835 gene encoding mitogen-activated protein kinase kinase kinase 1-like gives MDEFLKGKNKGYGLPADVWSLGCTVLEMLTGKIPYSNLECACLILILFPLRCLMQAIFRIGRGEPPPIPDTLSRDAKDFILQCLQVNPDDRPTASQLLNHPFLQRRL, from the exons ATGGATGAAT ttttgaaaggaaaaaacaaaGGTTATGGGCTTCCAGCTGATGTTTGGAGTCTGGGATGCACTGTGCTGGAGATGCTAACAGGAAAAATCCCATACTCCAATTTAGAATGTGCATGtctcatattaattttgttccCATTACGTTGTCTG ATGCAGGCAATATTTAGAATTGGAAGAGGTGAGCCACCTCCTATTCCTGACACTCTTTCAAGAGATGCAAAGGATTTTATCTTGCAGTGTCTTCAAGTTAATCCTGATGATCGTCCTACTGCTTCTCAACTCTTAAACCATCCATTTCTCCAAAGGCGACTATAA
- the LOC123896906 gene encoding uncharacterized protein LOC123896906 encodes MPRKPAKPKMGERIDVLETQMESVNTTLEGLVRQMQLHADQMKQQSLVLAELSKIVGKKAIDDGGGESSAGNSSQNESCLASKKVKLPVFEGEDPVAWITRAEIYFDVQNTPDDLRVKLSRLSMDGPTIHWFNLLMETEDDLSWEKLKRALIARYGGRRLENPFEELSTLRQKGTVEEFVESFELLSSQVGRLPEEQYLGYFMSGLKPQIRRRVRTLNPRNRMEMMRIAKDVEDEVNEEDGEVEKRSNTKKNGYERLGLSDWASKNGPNSKDLTRFSKPGGSYPNQKTGIGGSNSKPTSSMASTARKQDNDQRNNSYEKWKGVRSFHSDEVEERRAKGLCFKCGGKWHPTNHKCPERALRILILGDGEVLNEEGEIVMLEEVDEEAKEEEVECRSMGVLGSMGEYQTMKVEGKIAHVDLLVLIDSGASHNFISPKVTTALGLAITPMPSKSIKLGDGHKVSTKGVCEGVKMKMGMLEIVVDAMVLELGGLDMVLGVSWLSTLGEVVMDWKLLTMQFVHNGQHVKLQGIGNKGSNNSYLNAFLRNWQGREGVEWWSQFQSITADKIIVSHDINALLAKFHDVFKDQIQLPPKRSKVHQIKLKPDHGSINVRPYRYPHHQKEEIERQVTELLEAGIIRPSMSDYSSPVILVKKKDKSWRMCVDYRALNKATIPDKYPIPIVDELLDELNGASLFSKIDLKSGYHQIRVHEDDIPKTAFRTHNGHYEYLVMPFGLMNAPATFQGIMNDIFRPYLRKFVLVFFDDILVYSKNIQQHLQHLEVVLNVLTSNCFVANQAKCKFGCTQIDYLGHIISGEGVSVDPEKVKCILAWPEPKNVKGVRGFLGLTGYYRKFIKDYGKLAKPRTELTKKDNFAWGVEANNAFQHLKKVMTSPPALILPNFNISFEVECDAAGRGIGAVLMQQRQPVAFFSKALSDGNLTKSVYEKELMALVLCIQHWRHYLLGKEFVVYTDHKSLKHFLQQRISSPDQQCWLAKLLGYQFEVRYKPGLENKAADALSRCYDETELNSIVSYPTWDEKQKLLDEIATDPYIQNMIKKVQDNPNDKPGFVVKQGVLLYHDRLVISPHSPSIPWLLEEFHCTPAGGHSGFLRTYRRLADSLYWVGMQRSIRNFVQSCDVCQRQKYNATSPGGLLQPLPIPNAIWEELSLDFITGLVLFLKEFLTMESFLL; translated from the exons ATGCCACGAAAACCTGCAAAACCTAAGATGGGTGAACGCATTGATGTTTTAGAAACTCAGATGGAATCAGTTAACACAACTCTTGAGGGACTGGTTCGCCAGATGCAGCTGCACGCTGATCAAATGAAACAACAGAGTCTGGTTCTTGCTGAATTGAGTAAGATTGTTGGTAAGAAAGCAATAGACGATGGTGGTGGAGAATCATCTGCTGGAAATTCTTCGCAAAATGAATCTTGCTTGGCTAGTAAGAAGGTGAAATTACCGGTGTTTGAAGGTGAAGATCCAGTTGCTTGGATCACAAGAGCTGAGATCTATTTTGATGTTCAAAACACACCGGATGATTTACGAGTAAAGCTGTCACGATTGAGCATGGATGGTCCAACTATCCATTGGTTTAATCTTCTCATGGAAACAGAGGATGATTTATCTTGGGAGAAATTGAAGCGTGCGTTGATTGCACGCTATGGAGGACGACGCTTGGAAAATCCGTTTGAAGAGTTGTCGACGTTGAGACAAAAGGGAACGGTGGAGGAATTTGTTGAGTCGTTTGAGTTACTGTCTTCCCAAGTGGGAAGGCTTCCTGAAGAACAGTACCTTGGGTACTTTATGAGTGGACTCAAACCTCAGATCCGGAGACGCGTCCGTACCTTGAATCCACGCAATCGCATGGAGATGATGCGAATAGCGAAGGATGTAGAAGATGAAGTGAATGAAGAAGACGGTGAGGTTGAGAAGCGTAGCAATACTAAGAAGAATGGGTATGAGAGATTGGGCCTAAGTGATTGGGCTTCAAAAAATGGACCAAACTCTAAAGATCTAACCCGTTTCTCCAAACCGGGTGGGTCTTACCCGAATCAGAAAACGGGTATCGGTGGATCTAACTCAAAACCTACATCTTCTATGGCTTCAACGGCGCGAAAACAGGACAATGATCAGCGCAACAATTCGTATGAGAAATGGAAGGGAGTACGCAGTTTTCACAGTGATGAGGTAGAAGAAAGAAGAGCAAAAGGATTGTGTTTCAAGTGTGGTGGAAAGTGGCATCCTACCAACCACAAATGTCCTGAACGTGCGTTGAGAATCCTCATTCTTGGTGATGGAGAAGTGCTAAATGAAGAAGGAGAAATTGTGATGTTGGAAGAGGTAGATGAGGAGGCGAAGGAAGAGGAGGTGGAATGTAGATCCATGGGTGTTCTGGGTAGTATGGGGGAGTATCAAACTATGAAGGTGGAAGGAAAAATTGCTCATGTCGATTTGTTAGTGTTAATTGATAGTGGAGCAAGTCATAATTTTATCTCACCTAAAGTCACCACTGCTTTAGGTCTTGCTATCACACCTATGCCTAGCAAGAGCATTAAATTGGGAGATGGTCACAAAGTAAGCACAAAAGGAGTTTGTGAAGGTGTGAAAATGAAGATGGGAATGTTAGAAATCGTGGTTGATGCCATGGTCTTGGAGCTAGGAGGGTTAGATATGGTGTTGGGAGTATCATGGTTGAGTACTCTTGGAGAGGTGGTCATGGATTGGAAGTTACTGACTATGCAATTTGTTCATAATGGACAACATGTGAAATTGCAAGGGATAGGAAATAAAGGCAGCAACAACAGCTACTTGAATGCTTTTTTGAGAAATTGGCAGGGAAGGGAAGGAGTGGAATGGTGGTCACAATTTCAATCTATTACAGCTGACAAAATTATAGTGTCTCACGACATCAATGCTTTGTTAGCAAAATTTCATGACGTATTCAAAGATCAAATTCAACTTCCTCCCAAGAGGTCTAAGGTGCATCAGATTAAGTTGAAACCAGATCATGGAAGTATAAATGTTAGGCCTTATAGGTATCCTCACCACCAAAAAGAAGAGATTGAAAGGCAAGTTACTGAGTTGCTGGAAGCAGGCATCATCAGACCAAGTATGAGTGATTATTCTAGTCCTGTGATTTTGGTCAAAAAGAAGGATAAGAGCTGGCGCATGTGTGTGGATTATAGAGCCTTGAACAAAGCAACAATACCAGATAAGTATCCTATACCTATTGTTGATGAGCTGTTGGATGAATTGAATGGAGcttctttattttctaaaatagaTTTAAAATCAGGATATCATCAAATTAGGGTTCATGAAGATGACATTCCTAAAACTGCTTTTCGTACCCACAACGGCCATTATGAATATCTTGTTATGCCTTTTGGTCTAATGAATGCACCAGCTACTTTTCAAGGTATTATGAATGATATTTTCAGACCTTATCTGAGAAAATTTGTATTGGTTTTTTTTGATGACATTCTAGTCTATAGCAAAAATATCCAACAACATCTGCAACATTTAGAGGTAGTTTTGAATGTGCTGACCTCAAACTGTTTTGTTGCCAATCAAGCTAAGTGTAAGTTTGGATGCACTCAAATTGATTATTTGGGTCACATCATTTCTGGAGAAGGGGTTTCTGTTGACCCTGAGAAAGTGAAATGTATTCTAGCATGGCCTGAACCAAAAAATGTCAAAGGCGTGAGAGGTTTTCTTGGTCTTACTGGGTACTACAGAAAGTTTATTAAGGATTATGGTAAACTAGCTAAACCACGTACTGAACTCACAAAAAAAGATAACTTTGCATGGGGTGTTGAAGCTAACAATGCTTTCCAGCACTTGAAGAAAGTTATGACATCTCCTCCAGCACTAATCCTCCCTAATTTTAACATCTCTTTTGAGGTTGAATGTGATGCAGCGGGGAGAGGAATTGGTGCTGTTCTGATGCAACAAAGACAACCAGTTGCATTTTTCAGTAAAGctctgtctgatggaaatctcACGAAATCTGTGTACGAGAAGGAGCTGATGGCCTTAGTGTTGTGTATACAACATTGGAGGCATTATTTACTGGGAAAGGAATTTGTAGTGTACACAGATCACAAAAGTCTCAAACATTTTCTACAGCAGAGGATCTCTTCACCTGATCAACAATGTTGGTTGGCTAAACTTCTTGGCTACCAATTTGAAGTGAGATACAAACCTGGATTAGAGAACAAGGCAGCTGATGCGTTGTCTAGATGTTATGATGAAACAGAGTTGAATTCTATTGTGTCTTATCCTACATGGGATGAGAAGCAGAAATTACTTGATGAGATTGCTACAGATCCTTACATACAAAACATGATCAAAAAAGTTCAAGATAATCCTAACGACAAGCCAGGTTTTGTGGTAAAGCAGGGAGTACTTTTATACCATGACAGGTTGGTGATCTCTCCACATTCACCCTCTATTCCTTGGTTACTAGAGGAATTTCATTGTACTCCTGCTGGAGGGCACTCTGGGTTTTTGAGGACATACAGAAGATTAGCAGATTCCTTATATTGGGTGGGAATGCAGAGGAGCATAAGGAATTTTGTTCAATCTTGTGATGTCTGCCAAAGACAGAAGTATAATGCTACTAGTCCGGGTGGGTTACTTCAGCCACTTCCCATCCCTAATGCCATATGGGAAGAATTATCTTTAGACTTCATCACAGGTTTGGTTCTGTTTTTGAAGGAATTTCTGA CGATGGAATCATTTTTGCTGTAA
- the LOC123896907 gene encoding mitogen-activated protein kinase kinase kinase 1-like: MDSKKLPTKPKHERRDALKLFNYDAQSSSFSSFDSSSSVYTCSTDLYDRTTSFRIDGIEDEFDIICRSLGLSGPEDFAIPAAAWEAMKFRSASDILPSLKMIETWIKSWALTVGLKPKVWRVHTRKKKKHDVSN; encoded by the coding sequence ATGGATTCCAAAAAGCTTCCAACAAAACCTAAACACGAACGCCGTGATGCTCTCAAGCTCTTCAATTACGACGCTCAATCATCGTCTTTCTCTTCGTTCGATTCATCTAGTTCAGTCTACACTTGTTCCACCGACTTATACGACCGCACTACTAGCTTCCGAATTGATGGAATCGAAGACGAGTTCGATATAATTTGTAGGAGTTTAGGACTTTCTGGACCTGAAGATTTTGCAATTCCTGCTGCTGCTTGGGAAGCTATGAAGTTTCGATCGGCTTCAGATATTCTTCCCAGTTTGAAGATGATAGAAACATGGATCAAGAGTTGGGCCTTGACAGTGGGCCTAAAGCCTAAAGTTTGGAGAGTGCATACAAGGAAAAAGAAGAAGCATGACGTGTCTAATTGA
- the LOC123896908 gene encoding mitogen-activated protein kinase kinase kinase 1-like: MIFDYYSNITNAMDSKKLRRKPKLERRNALKYFDYDAGSSSSSSSFDDSSGSLYTRSMELYDRTSFRIEGIEGELDRICKSLGLSGPEDFAIPAAAWEAMKFRSSSDILPSLKIEELKEEDELSEKCEDRDSVRVNDEVAETVVVGSGGGGINGIRPPMIKPPPGMRVRVVDNTCSTWDLLKELAPVVEGEEGVFNREMVEKESEEVDRVSPKREEEDVVVDNVAMIAEIVDGLSDFSTSNEDDSSSTGTEPRSNNVSPNGRIKRIITPGCWQKGEFLGGGSFGSVYEGISDDGIFFAVKEVSLLDQGDQGKQSVYQLEQEIALLSRFEHDNIVQYYGTEMDESKLYIFIELVTKGSLRNLYQRYTLRDSQVSAYTRQILHGLKYLHDQNVVHRDIKCANILVHASGSVKLADFGLAKATKLNDVKSCKGTAFWMAPEVVKGKNKGYGLPADVWSLGCTVLEMLTGEIPYSNLECMQAIFRIGKGEPPPIPDTLSRDAKDFILQCLQVNPDNRPTAAQLLNHPFLQRPLSQSSSPYVHGRRG, encoded by the exons ATGATTTTCGATTATTATAGCAACATAACTAACGCCATGGATTCTAAGAAGCTTAGAAGAAAACCTAAACTCGAGCGTCGTAATGCTCTCAAGTACTTCGATTACGACGCTGgatcgtcttcttcttcttcttcgtttgaTGATTCTTCTGGTTCACTTTATACTCGTTCCATGGAGTTGTATGATCGTACTAGCTTCCGTATTGAAGGAATTGAAGGCGAGTTAGATCGAATTTGTAAGAGTTTAGGACTTTCTGGACCTGAAGATTTTGCAATTCCTGCTGCTGCTTGGGAAGCTATGAAGTTTCGATCGTCTTCAGATATTCTTCCCAGTTTGAAGATCGAGGAGCTGAAGGAGGAGGATGAATTGAGTGAGAAATGTGAAGATAGGGATAGTGTTAGGGTTAATGATGAGGTTGCTGAGACTGTTGTTGTtggtagtggtggtggtggtatcAATGGAATTCGTCCACCTATGATTAAGCCGCCACCGGGGATGAGAGTTCGGGTTGTTGATAACACGTGTTCAACTTGGGACCTTTTGAAGGAATTGGCTCCAGTGGTGGAAGGGGAAGAAGGGGTTTTCAACAGGGAAATGGTGGAGAAAGAAAGTGAGGAAGTTGATAGGGTAAGTCCTAAGAGAGAGGAGGAAGATGTGGTGGTGGATAATGTGGCAATGATTGCTGAGATTGTTGATGGTCTTTCGGATTTTAGTACTTCGAATGAAGATGATTCTTCTAGCACTGGCACGGAACCTAGGTCTAATAATGTATCTCCTAATGGGAGAATTAAGCGGATTATTACCCCTGGATGCTGGCAAAAGGGCGAGTTTTTAGGGGGTGGTTCGTTTGGATCTGTTTATGAAGGAATTTCTGA CGATGGAATCTTTTTTGCGGTAAAAGAAGTTTCACTGCTTGATCAAGGGGATCAGGGAAAACAAAGTGTCTATCAACTAGAGCAG GAAATTGCACTTTTGAGTCGTTTTGAACATGACAATATAGTTCAATACTATGGCACTGAAATG GATGAATCCAAGCTGTATATCTTTATTGAGCTTGTGACCAAAGGTTCTCTTAGAAACCTCTATCAGAGGTATACTCTTCGAGATTCCCAAGTATCTGCCTATACAAGACAAATTCTGCATGGTTTGAAGTATCTTCATGATCAAAATGTAGTTCACAG GGACATCAAATGTGCAAATATATTGGTGCACGCAAGTGGATCTGTCAAACTTGCAGATTTTGGGTTAGCAAAG GCAACCAAATTGAATGATGTTAAATCGTGCAAGGGGACAGCATTCTGGATGGCGCCTGAG GTTgtgaaaggaaaaaacaaaGGTTACGGGCTTCCAGCTGATGTTTGGAGTCTGGGATGCACTGTGCTGGAGATGCTTACAGGCGAAATTCCATACTCCAATTTAGAATGT ATGCAGGCAATATTTAGAATTGGAAAAGGTGAGCCACCTCCTATTCCTGACACTCTTTCAAGAGATGCAAAGGATTTTATCTTGCAGTGCCTTCAAGTTAATCCCGATAATCGTCCTACTGCTGCTCAACTCTTAAACCATCCATTTCTCCAAAGGCCACTTTCCCAGTCTTCATCTCCTTACGTTCATGGCAGAAGAGGTTAA